Proteins from a single region of Argopecten irradians isolate NY chromosome 7, Ai_NY, whole genome shotgun sequence:
- the LOC138328244 gene encoding trimethylamine monooxygenase-like codes for MATTPRVCVIGAGPCGMSFLYQNKKYQQDGDVDLDVVCYEKQSNWGGLWNYTWRTGLDEYGEPCHGSMYRDLWSNGPKECLEFPDYTFEDHFGKVIPSFPPRSVLFDYLQGRWNKANVRDQIQFSTLVKHVTYNTDTDDFTVTVKDLKCDKVTSERFSHVVVATGHFSVPNVPEFNGIDTFRGRIIHSHDFRKAEEFKDQRLLIVGSSYSAEDLALQCRKAGSSDVICCWRTKPMGFKWPKGIEERPLLTNIDGNKIYFKDGTTADVDTIILCTGYLYHFPYLSDNLRLKTNLRLYPDGLYKGTLWMTAGNNKFMYIGMQDQYYTFTMFDVQAEWACAVVRGKLKLPDRKSMEHDIQEWIKKESVLKDCYDHIKFQTAFVCDLAKEVGCKYNLNVKEVFDKWEDDKHEDVATYRDIPFTSIYTKSPGIKHHTPWMKAFDDSLDTFVNQTPNK; via the exons ATGGCTACTACACCAAGGGTATGTGTGATTGGGGCAGGCCCATGTGGTATGTCCTTTTTATACCAGAACAAAAAATACCAGCAAGACGGAGACGTAGATCTAGATGTCGTATGCTACGAAAAGCAATCTAATTGGGGTGGATTGTGGAATTATACGTGGAGAACAG GTTTGGATGAATATGGCGAGCCTTGTCATGGAAGCATGTATCGTGATCTCTGGAGTAATGGTCCTAAGGAATGCTTAGAATTCCCTGACTATACATTCGAAGATCATTTCGGAAAAGTAATTCCGTCTTTTCCGCCCCGATCTGTGCTCTTCGACTACCTGCAAG GTCGTTGGAATAAAGCAAACGTTAGAGATCAGATCCAGTTCAGCACGCtggtgaaacacgtgacgtaTAACACGGATACGGATGACTTCACCGTCACGGTTAAAGACCTCAAGTGTGACAAGGTCACATCCGAGAGGTTTTCTCATGTCGTTGTGGCGACGGGTCACTTTTCCGTTCCAAACGTTCCGGAGTTTAATGGCATCGACACTTTCAGAGGAAGAATAATTCACTCTCATGATTTTAGAAAAGCAGAAGAGTTCAAAGATCAACGTCTTCTCATCGTTGGCTCGAGCTACTCCGCTGAGGACTTAGCGTTGCAATGTAGGAAGGCTGGCTCTAGCGATGTAATCTGTTGCTGGCGAACAAAACCCATGGGATTCAAGTGGCCAAAGGGGATAGAAGAACGCCCTTTGTTGACAAACATTGACGGAAATAAGATTTATTTCAAAGATGGAACCACAGCAGATGTAGACACCATTATACTTTGCACAGGGTACCTATACCACTTTCCGTATTTGTCCGATAATCTCCGACTAAAGACGAATCTACGTCTGTACCCAGACGGGTTATACAAGGGGACTCTATGGATGACGGCCGGAAATAACAAGTTCATGTATATTGGCATGCAAGATCAGTACTACACTTTTACCATGTTTGACGTCCAGGCTGAGTGGGCATGCGCAGTAGTAAGAGGAAAATTGAAACTTCCTGATCGTAAAAGTATGGAACATGATATTCAGGAATGGATAAAGAAGGAAAGTGTCTTGAAGGACTGTTATGATCATATCAAATTTCAGACAGCGTTTGTTTGTGACCTTGCTAAAGAGGTTGGATGCAAATACAATCTAAACGTCAAAGAAGTATTTGATAAGTGGGAAGACGACAAACACGAAGATGTAGCCACTTACAGAGATATTCCATTTACCTCCATTTATACCAAATCACCAGGAATCAAACACCACACACCTTGGATGAAAGCGTTTGACGACTCTCTAGACACGTTTGTGAACCAAACCCCGAACAAGTAA